atacTTGGCTTTTGGGCCACACCATCACGAATCATTAACTTGTAAATGACTTTCAACTCGGCTTACTAATTACTAAGTGTATTTTCACAAGACTAACAAGACTAATCACAGGTGTAATGTAAGATTCTCTAAAACTCTACTACACTTCAACGCTctggacacagacacacaatgTACTATAACGCACTAAACTCAGACCCCGAGCCCCCTTCTTGTCACAGCTTTTATCAGTTAATATGAGGTCACTCTTGACGTCAATGATCACGTGAAGACGAACTGATCGTAGAGGTGAAGAGCTGACTGATACTGGTTTGGCGTGGGAAGGCTCCGtgaggatgaagaactgtTTGATACCAGTTCGCCGTGGAATCATCCAAGGCTGGAATCTATTAATTAGCTAAGCTAACTAATTGGTGGCGTTCTTCGGTATATGTCCTCATCAcattcctcccctttttacAGAAGTTGCCTTTGGGGTTACAGGGTTGGAgaatatatttatgtatacGGAAGTTATAATGAAACAGATAGGTCTACCaaaatttctaattctaatttatgcatttgcttcttttctttctttcttccgtaGGGATTACAATTGCTAAACATTTCTTGTTAGTAAGAGAGTGGAATAGTGGAGGGGATAGGTaaggattatttttttttttttttttttttttttttttttttttttttttttttttttttttttttgatgcgaACCTTATagttgttgctttttgttccggtgtgtttcattcgtttcttgCCCTTCGTCGAGCTCCCTTGTGCATGATGGAGTTTGATTTTACATGCGTTGTGTCTCATCGTGCTGCCGTTGATACTGCTTTGTGGATTTTCGAAGTTATAGCGTATCACAAGCCTCATTTGCTCTTCCGAAGATTTCTTCCCACTGATCGAGAACTGTTCTTCAATTCCTATCGGCCATCGATGAGTGTTGAAAATTGTCCTCCTCTTGACTTCGGGTTCCGACGAGTCAGTTCCACCGACCGCTATTATGTGTAAGTCGCAAATTGGTTCTTTTCTTAGCATTCcatttgacttgttttttttttctttttccagtcaGTTTCCAGGTTATGCTCGCTACCGCGACATTTACCCGGTCCGGTTTGCACGATTGCTCTGGTGGCTCGAGTCTGGTGAGGATATCTATCACCGCAACTGTCGTTCATCGCTCTTCTTCAATGAACAATTGCAGGAAGAATTCCATCACTCAGTGGCAATGCAGAACGTACACCGTCTTCTCCGTCGGCTTTTGATTGGCACCGATCTTATGCTGGTTAGTTCCTTGTATTTCCAGTAGAATACACAACTTTAAAGGTTGGTTGTCTatggacgttttttttttttttttttttttttttttttttttttttttttttaaaaggtttgGCTAGGTACAAATGATAGGTAGGTTTATTAGTTACATAGATGCTACAAATTTTACGTTTAACATCGCATATAAATTTGTTTCTACTTGTGgttacaaatttcatttttggggtgCAATGAGGCATCCGTCATTCCAACAGAGTCCCTTACCCGGAATGATTTGTGTATCATTATGGATATGTGACAGCATGGGAATTTCTTGCTCGTGATTGTtagtgttatttttctttttacacaaaTTGAAGATTGTAGCAAATGGTATAAATGCAATGCAGACATATCCAATCAAGATTGTTACAGCTATTACACTCACTGCTAGTATTCCATACTTAAATATGGAAACCCAATTGGATATATCCCAGAAATCAACCTGGGCCTTGTTATCTAAGACTAATCCAGAAAGTGAATTAGTATTAGATAGTTGTACTCTACCAATTAATTCcgttaaaacatttaattgttctACGTTATTTGGCTCATACATCGAATGATGCTGAGGCAAATAATCGTACGTTTTTAGAGGTAATTCCTCAAATGCTGTaatcaattttagttttaccaCATGAATTGATGGTTCTTGGAGTTTCCATTCTCCATTTATCCATGTATAGGTTTTATCGTTGAAATTTACATATTGAccgttccagaaacaatcctgGAAAGGATGAAGTGACCAACCATCCTTTCCAACAGTGAAATTGGTTTTCGGGTCTGCctgaaaaaatggctgataGCCGCACTGTGTTTGTACAGCGGCCATTTTTACAGGTACAATTTcacatttctgtaaaattaaacttttgcCGTTTCCGGTTATTCTACTACATGTATCTAGATTTAGTGCACGGGCTGCAAGCAGTCCATTTGTTTGTGCTAAAACCATAGCTTGATTACGCTGTAGTGAAGTAATTTTGCAATATAATTGACGGACTTCGTTGGCCAATTGTGATTCGTGTTTGATCGCCTGCCCTTCAATGTACTGGCGATTTTCAATGTCTAGCAACGTCCTAACGCTATCTGTTAATTGAGTTTTTGTCTCGTTGCCTTTGGTGTTCAAAACTTCACCAGAATCATTTAGTTCAATTAACctttcttgtcttcttttgtttctctcttccctTCTATTCGAAATGGTAGTCACCTCTTCTATTCTGTCCATTGGAAAAAATGGGGTTGCAAGGGTTCTTTGGAAAATCCATTCTTGCAACTTTTGTGAGGAATCGCAGGGAAGTGCTCGCACCGTCTTGTCTTCGTAAAATGGAACtagacaaaatggattgtcctTTAAGGCAAATTGCCTGTCAATCTCATTGTAGTTCCATAACATTCTATTACTAAATTCACTGTCGCATGACTGCGCCGTCATCGGCGTAACACAAGTGTTGGTTGTGAGAATTCTTAGTTTCCCATTTACGTAGCCGAAATCCTGTTTAGGGTAACCTTCGATAGAGCTACTTTGGTTACAAAACAGTAACGTGAGAGTCTGTTGTTCCGATATAGTTAGACAGTAATCCAAATTGGTGGTGGGCTGAATTTTACCGTATAAAGTTGGTGGATTAAACGGTATGTGGTCACTCATTTTGTCGAACTTGCGTGTGCGATTCCTATCCCATCTAGTTACTTGTGGCCCTCTTTGTTCTTGTAATTCCCCATCTATTGCCTCATTGGATGATTCTAGAATTTCTAGTAACCATATTTGGTTCACGTTACCATTCTCACACGGTGTAACAGTTACAGGATAATCCAGTGTTATGTTTACGGTTAAGCAATTACCTGTGTGAGCTTGAATCATATGGAAAGGAACTAATCCAAATGTCATCGGGTTGGGTTCTAATGACCATACATCCGTCGGGTTATTTAGTTCATCTAAACTACTACCGCATTTCTTGACTCCCGTGTTGTTTTCTGTAAATTGGTGAATGCAATGCTCGAGATAGCTTTGCATTACCATTCCATtagcaagaaatttgaaagctTGACCGTTGGTTATCACCttctgcgtttctttttcaatttgacaGGGTGGTGTCGAATGCACAAGTTGGGGTCGAGAATTTTCCACTGCGTGGCATGTACGCCAAACAACGACTAGGATCGCTAGCTAACATTAATAATCCTATCACTTCTCTATCATAGCTTCTTTTCTGTCGCTTAGGGGTTTCTATAATATCTATGTAGGAATCGGGTAACCCGATTACCGGATAGACGGTTATGTTCGTGCAGATTTGCGTTTTGTTAGCAGATATGATAAATTCTAACTGAGCTGCATGATCTTCTatcctattttgtttcttacttttCGTTAAGTTACCTCTACCTTGAAATACCGAATTTATTTCACAGGTGGGCTCTTTTGCATCTGGTGCTTTCCAAACGATCGTTAGTTCATTATGATTCGAAAATTCTGCCTTACTAGAATTCGCTATTATACCAAACGGTGACTTTACTGGGCAATCGTGACAATCCTTTGATAACTGAACTATTTGAGTTACACAATTCTTAGTTGTGTAGACCTGTGTTGTCATCCAGTGACCTTCTCCCTCAGGCTCCTGGaggtatttaaatgtttttccgtCCTTTACCATCGGGCTATTCACGCATGTATTTGGATACTGTGCCGTGTTCCAGCATTCATTAGCActaacttttaaaatttgcttcTTAAAAATAGTGTCATGACTTAAAAGGAAATTAGTGGATATTTCTTTGGTTGATAACCACTGGGTGCATGCGTACCCTTCCCATGTTAtgggttctttgtttttggttagGAATCGGTAATTGATTTTAGTTGGAATTTCTACTGGTTCAGGGTGTGAACAGTAGTCGGGATCGTCTAAATCTAAAATACCTTTAATTACTGGTTGTGAGCAGTTGCAGGTGTCGATGGTTATTGAGTGGGTTATTCCTACAGCTATAATGAAGACGATAGTTGCAATAACGTTCCTCATCTGTAATTACATTTCCGTAATGAGTCTTTGTGGCTGTTTGATTGCTTGTCTTAGCGATCTTCTAACAGGTATTCCGATATCATCCTGCCTTTTCCGTCTCACTCTAGGTTGCTTAATTTGTGCTTTACCGCTTTCGGTCGGTAACTGTGCTGTTTCTTGCCGATTGCTATCTTCCCCTTCTGTTGCTTGTCTTACAGCGGTTGCTGCTGTCTCTCCTTGACATTGGATACTCAATTCCCTTTCCCTACTTTCAATTTCTATCTCACtctgtgtttctctttcttcgttttctgaTTCCCTCCTAGGGTTACGTTCTACGCTGTTAccttcttccctttctttagTTACGTTTTCCGCGTCTTCCttgcttttccatttcttgaggCGATTCACATGCACAACCATAGTatggttttctgttgttctCCTGATTAGGTAATTCAAATCAGACAACTTATCTACGATAGTGAAAGGTCCATCCCAACGCATATAAAATTTACCTGTTTGtggcttcatttctttcaatagcACTAAGTCTCCTGGCTCAAACGAGCATTCCTTCGATGAACGATCGTAATTCACCTTTTGTCTTGACTGTGCTACGATTAGCTTACTTTTGGCTAATTCTAAAGCTTCGTGCCATTGTTGCGTATAAATGTTGTTTTGATCCTCTAGAAGCCTATTTCTCATCGGGGGTCTTAAGTCCGATGGTTCTAATGCATCTCTGCCTTTTAATAGGTAAAAAGGGGTTTCACCGGTGCTCGAGTGAGGCGTCCGGTTGTAAGCCGCGACTACATAGTCGAGGTGCTCATCCCACAAGGCAGGGTTATGAGCGACATGGGCTGTTAACATGTCCCCTAATGTCCTATTAAATCTCTCAACAGCACCATCTGTTTGCGGGTGGTATGCTGTAGTTCTTAACTGTTTCACACCTAGCTGTTTACACAATTCAGCCATTGCTTGCGATTGGAAGTTCGAACCTCGATCCGTTAGGATCTGCGAGGGTAACCCTTCGTTGTTTACAATGTGCTTAATAAACTTGCGAATGATAGTCTGGGCGGAAACTTCCTTAAGCGCAAGTGCTATAATATATCTCGTTGTGTACTCCATGATTACTAAGatatatttatttcctttctcacTTTCTGGAACTGGGCCTACAATATCCATGGCCAATCGTTGCCAGACGTAGTCTGTAACAGGGATTGGTTGGAGTGCAGCTTTACAAGATccagaaattttcttttcgcacaGGTTAAGCAGTTAAGTACGTGAGTTTTTATATCGTTAGCCATCTTTGGCCAAAAGTATTTATTACTAATGTTTGCGGtcgtttttgttattcctaGGTGACCAGCCAATTTGTGGTCGTGATATTGCTCCATAACCTCTTTTCGTAGCGTCGCCGGTACTACGATTTTTCCCCTAGCTGTGGTTAAAAGTCCGCTAGGTAAATATCGAAATTCGTCTTCTGCATCCTTGTTTGCCTTCTCTAAGTTTTTTACTACTTCTTTGCAAAAGGTATCTTCTTGCTGAGCAATTAGCCAGTCGTCAGCTACGACTTGCTGTGATACTACAATATTAACCGGTATTCTGCTCAATgcgtcagcattttggtgcagTTTACCAGGCCTATACTGAATTTCCATCTCAAATTGTTGCAAGAATAAGAACCATCTGGCCAATCTTCCTGTTGGCTCCCTGACTTTTTGGATGTATTGCAGAGGCCTATGGTCGGTCACTATTACAAAGTTAGTGCCGTATAGGTAATGGAAAAATGCTTTTACTGAGTGAATAATCGCATACGCTTCCTTCTCTGTGGTACACCATTTTAGTTGAACATCAGTTAGATGCTTAGAGGTGTATGCAATAGGGTGTTCTAGAGACTTATTCCATTCGTCTGTCGACTCTTCTATTACTCTTGAATCATTTATTGATTCCTCACTGGGCCCTGGGTTGGCATTTGGATGGGGCATCTGAGAGAGGATTCCGCCTACTCCATACCCGCACGCATCCGTGTGTAAGATGAAAGGGCGCGCGAAATCAGGATATGCGAGGGTAGGGGCGGAACATAAACATTCCTTGATGCCTTCAAAAGCGCTTGTTTCCTCCTGCCCCCATTGCCATGGTACTGTGCTCCTCGTGAGCCGTGTTAGTACATGGACTTTGTTGGCGAACTGATCTATGAACCGTCTATAGTAATTTGCGAGTCCTAGGAATGCTCTGACTTGGTCCGGGTTTTTTGGTGCCGGATACTTTTTTACCACTTTTATCTTGTTTGGGTCTACCATGACTCCTTTTTGTGACACTATGTGCCCAAGATATTCTACCGCGTTAGCTGCAAATTtgcacttttgaattttgactTTAAGTCCATTTGCTTGTAAAAGGCGAAACGTCGAGGTCAGATGCTGTACGTGTTTGGCCATGCTGGTGCTGTATACAATGATGTCATCAATATATACCATTACGCACTTGCCAATTAACGTTCGAAGAACAATTTCCATTGTCCTCTGGAACGTGCTCGGCGCGTTGCATAGACCAAACGGCATCCTTATATACTCAAAGTGTCCCATTTCTGCTGTAAATGCGGTTTTATGAATATCTTCCTCAgctatctcgatttgccagtaccCACTGAACAAATCGAGTGTTGAGAAAAATTTCGCTCCGTGTAGCAAGTTCAATGTATCGTCTATTCGTGGTAGAGGATACCGATCCTTGACTGTCACTGCGTTTAAGTCCCTATAGTCTACGCAAAATCGTAGTTCTCCtgatttcttctttaccaTCACTATTGATGCCCTAAAAGCGCTATGGCTTTCTCGGATGATGTTgtatttcaacatttcttcgATTTGCTGCTTAGCTATCGGTTTAATAGCTGCTGGCATTCTATAGGTTCCTCTCATTTTTGGGTTTCCCGTAGTTACTATCTTATGCTTGAGTACATTTGTTCGTCCTAGTTCTATCAACTGGGATGCGAAAACTGATTTGTGGTTATGTAATACTTGCTCCATTTCTAGTCTGTCTTTCCCTTTCAGGTGTGACAGTTCAAAGGTTACTGTTTGGCTTTCCTTAATGCTATATATAggtatttattttcttaagGCTAATTACAGATTCTACTCCGTTTACTGATAATGTTAGTGTTTTATTAGCTatatctaattttgttttgtactttTTGAAGAAATCTAGTCCTAAAATACATCCTTCTTGTGTTTCAGGCAACACGAAGAAGTCATGCTCTAGTCTGCAATTTGGTGTTAATTTAAGACTTAATTTGAAACATCCCAATGGGTGCATGATGTTTCCTGACGCAGATTCAAACGACTGACTAGGTTTAGTTTCTAATTCAGTTACGATCGCTTTATGAGGTAATAAGGCAAATCTCTCAGATGAAATAATACTAGCTGCTGCACCTGTGTCGATTAAAGCTTGTGCTTTCTGATTACTAAATTCCACGGGTATCCTAATTAATCTACATGTTTGTTTAATCTTTCCTATTCTGTTTTTGATTGGAACCTTCTCGGATTTTTGGTCCGACAATCTTTCGCTATATGTCCTGTGTTGAGACATCTATGACAAGTAATAGTGTTTTCTCTGTTATTACCACttaatctttgttttctcgCTAGCTCTGCCGATGGGTGAGGGCTCTTGGATCTTGGACGCTCGTCGTAACGCCTTGTCCGAGAATCGAGTCTCTCCCTATTCTGATACCTCTTGTCCTGGTATCGTTCTTTACCGTATGACCGTTCACGCGACTCGGACCGGTTCCTGTCGTACGATCTGTTACGGTTGTAAGAGTGATCTCTACGGTCTCTACTATACGAATTATCCCTAGATCGCTGTCGATCTTCCCATTTAACGTTATTATATCTTGACGAATCCCTACCTTGCTTATAGGTGTCAATATTGTTTACGGACCAATCTTGTCCCGATTTCGACGCTGTACCTGACAGATTTAATTTCGTTAGGTTGTTTTTTAACTCTTCTAATTCCAGTTTTGTTTGAGTTAATTCAGCTTCTATATCTCTAGTCGGTTTCGGTActtcaaatttgaatatcgGTTTTAGTTCTAGTGCCTGTGTGTTGTAGGCGATTTCTTCTGACTCTAACGCtgcttgtttgaaattttgccagTTTGGGGTGCTAGGGTATTTATTATGGAATAGAATTGTCTTGATGGTTGGCAGCAATCCATCTAGTAACATTTTGATTAGTGTATCATCTTTAAGAGCTGTTAGTTCAGCGCTTTCTGCTTGTTCCTCATCGCCTTCCTTGTAAATCGCACTATATGcctgtgttattttatcaatAAAATGTCTAACGGGTTGGTTAGGTGATTGTTTTACTGACAGTAGTTTCGATTTCTGTTTGGCTTTATCCGCGGGATGTTTGAAATGTTCCTTTAATGCATTCCGCCAATCGCTATACGATTCTCTCGGTGCTACCCGTAGTCTATCGATATGCCATTGCAATGCTGTCCCCTTTAACCTTGTGGCTAAAATCTTTTTGGTGGATTCCCTCGGCCATTCGTGAATCGTTGCTATTGCCTCCGCATCTCTTAACCATACTCCTATCGGTTGGTCGTTCACATTGCCACTATAAATAGGAATGTTCTGTGTTTCGTCTCTACGTGTAATGGCTACTGCTAATGCTCGTATATCATCGTTTGCTGTCATTCTTGGTGTTTCGTTAGTTGTATCGGTTTCGATAGCCGGTTGTGCTAGTTGTTCTAAGAGTGTcaggttgtttttatttagttgttcTATGCTTCCTTTAAGATAATTGTTTTCGGTATCTAGTTTAGCTGCTCGCTCCGCTGCCTGTTTCGCTAACTGGAGTGCTTGTCCTAGTTCCGTTAATTCGTTTTCCAATGACACGATTTTCCTATTCTGTATGGCCAGGGTGTGTTGTGCTATCTCCAACTCGTTTGTGCTTGCGGCACTCGCGATTGTTTGTTGTAGCCttttaaacttttcttctaaCGACTGATTAGCCGTTTGTAACGTTGatatttctattgtttgcTTAGTTTGCTTATCGTGTAAGGTTGTTTCGTTAATCTGGCTAATGTTCAAATTGTGCTTAAGttgattgttttctgtttgtagGTTAACAATTTTGCTTGTCTGGTCAATTTGTTCCTGTCTTAGAAATTCCAACTCTGCCTGTTTGGTTTGTATTGTATCGTTTAGATGCGAAATTTCCTGATTCTTATCTGTTATATGTACTATTAATTTCTTATGTTCTACCTGTAATgcgtgaatttctttttcctgatcaatgctttttgtttcaagagctTTGTAACTTAATTGTAGTTTCTCGAATTCTATTTGGATGTTACTGTATTTATTCAATAAGGTTGTTCCTTCTCCAAGTAGTtggctttccctttctttcaatttctctaATTCCTGTTGAAGCTTTTTCTTGTCCTTAATTAACTTGGTTTTAACTGATGTGTGTTCGgtttctacttttcttatGGTTGATTCTAAGATTTGAACGTCCTGGGTCTTTTTTACTAGGGTGGTTATTAGGTTGGTTTTTTCTCCTTGCGTTTGCTCTAACTGTTGGGTTAAGCTGGTTGCTTGATATTCGATGCTTTGTTGCTGGATAGTAGCTGTCTGTAGTAAGGCTAAACCTTGATTTTCAAGatcttgtatttttgtttcagccgCGATTAGTTTTTCCGAAATTAATTTATACTCTAAGTCTTTATCTTTTAGGCGTGTTTTTAGCTGTTTGGTTGTTGCTTTATCTTTAGCTGCTTCTAGTTCTAATTTATACTGATTAATTGTTTGATGAATCTCTATTAGTGCAGTTTTTAGAATATCCCTCTCCTCTACTagcttatttctctttttactgGGTAGATTCTCTGTAGAATGATATTTCGTTAATTGTTTCTCCTCGTCGCTGTCCCTTGGGCTACTTTCAGCGcttctagttcttttttgaaaaggtaCAATACGAACTTCTGCTATTTCACTCTTCTGCTCGTTTTCTAAACTGGGATATACTTTTTGGGTTGTACGCTTAGTATCTACTACGCTTCGTCTTGTAGGACGATCTTTTACTTCTACAGTTTCTTCTACTGGGGCTGACGGCTTGTATATATCTATTGCTAAGTTGTCAGATGACATTTAGGTGACTTACCCTTGTAGCGGGGAGTTCTAGACGATTTCCGGTCGTCTGCGATGTTTAAGTGGGTAGACCTGCTGGTCTGCTGCTGGGCAGGAGTCCGGGGTCGTCGGATTTGAACAAAGTTCAAAACTGGACACGTTCACCAAATGTAATGTTTAACTTGTAAATGACTTTCAACTCGGCTTACTAATTACTAAGTGTATTTTCACAAGACTAACAAGACTAATCACAGGTGTAATGTAAGATTCTCTAAAACTCTACTACACTTCAACGCTctggacacagacacacaatgTACTATAACGCACTAAACTCAGACCCCGAGCCCCCTTCTTGTCACAGCTTTTATCAGTTAATATGAGGTCACTCTTGACGTCAATGATCACGTGAAGACGAACTGATCGTAGAGGTGAAGAGCTGACTGATACTGGTTTGGCGTGGGAAGGCTCCGtgaggatgaagaactgtTTGATACCAGTTCGCCGTGGAATCATCCAAGGCTGGAATCTATTAATTAGCTAAGCTAACTAATTGGTGGCGTTCTTCGGTATATGTCCTCATCACAGCCTTTTGAGTAGAAAACTCGTTCTCGTCTTGAGTCTTCTCAGACGTTCTGTGCCAATTCTTGCATTCCAAACCCTGTCTGTGTGGAAGCTGAATTCCAAGCTCGTCTTGTGACACTttatcttccattctttcactcgtgagtccacggtaagaccctgtttaattgttccttcttttaacttgttttctgaatgtttcttctcgtcttttgttctcttgtctttttatttcttatgtcctagcttataataaacacagacgtcattgtgggtaaaacgcctcgagttcagtttacatttattgtcttaatttcgGTAAAGTCCgccttcccacacgggaagatgctttacataaggaagaccggccagtttattccattggttttcagggaaaaagctggaattgtctgataagacaacgaaaatcaaacttaaacggaagttagagggaatgaagaagaaattaaaaaggaaaaataagaagaagaggtcctgaattgccaaacttgcacaagccaccatggcagcatctgtgtcatcaacctctggtctttcagagtttgcctaaacagaaattcctgaaccaagactagcaagtaaaCTGCCAaatgccaacaccaattttcaacagtgaaggctgcctagttttcagcaaatttgattttggagaactattaAATCCCTCAcgcattctgaaaaagaccaatTTAGATCACAAAGTGGCAAcgatttaaatgaaaaaaaaactaagagaaacaggcatgaaatggtgatctgcaaatagctgaaggttttcaggtaaactatcaatttgacaaacacatttgtaagatcatcaaaacttttaacctatCTGTATTGCAATAAGCTGCGTCTATACTGGCAGTTTTTACAGACAAGTTACAGACATACGGCCATACTGAATCGATACAGACATACGGAAAGCTTATTCCGTGCAATCTACACTAGCGATTTTCCGTAACCGTATGCCTTTTTGCCTGTATgtctgtaagaaaaaaagttttaaatgtttcaaacttTTCCCGTAAGCGAGAGCTTCCGTAAGCTAAAAAATAAGGTTCAACCAATCAGAATGaagtatatatttttaaatactttttatTAGTACAACAACACATAACTGCAACATTGTTTGTTGATGTTCGTATCCCACAGTTTTCgtgtgtatttaaaaatttaaatttgaaaaataaacgatatCAAAAACATGGGGCCTAAACTATTtccaaacaagaagaaatctccaaagaaaataacagaaagGTAAATAATTGAATTGTATTGGTTGCTTTTGCtcagtttttgtaaaattttaatattttttagacTGAAACTAGAAACACAAGACATCGAGAGGTTCATTTTGTGTATAAAAAATCATCCTGTATTGTAAGACACAGCATTGCATGATTACAAGAACGGACAAGTTCAAGCACAAGCCAGGGCAACAATTGCAGCCCAATTTTATTGCAGTAAAAGCACCATTACAATAATGCATATCAAACTTTAATCGTGGtccttttttgttgcattAGAAAGCTGTAGGGCTCATTCTAGTCCAGTTGTGAAACTGTTTTACATCACGGAGAGCAGCAGGTTGTAATAAAGTATGATACCATGAATGGGTATCCCGGTTTTCTTGCGTATTGTGTAGACGAGTTCACCTACAACCttcatgaattttttaaaatcaattatgaAATTTCAAGTTTGAATATTATGAAACGTATATGACAGATTACCAAGAGGATGTTTCC
The nucleotide sequence above comes from Daphnia carinata strain CSIRO-1 chromosome 3, CSIRO_AGI_Dcar_HiC_V3, whole genome shotgun sequence. Encoded proteins:
- the LOC130685649 gene encoding uncharacterized protein LOC130685649, encoding MMEFDFTCVVSHRAAVDTALWIFEVIAYHKPHLLFRRFLPTDRELFFNSYRPSMSVENCPPLDFGFRRVSSTDRYYVQFPGYARYRDIYPVRFARLLWWLESGEDIYHRNCRSSLFFNEQLQEEFHHSVAMQNVHRLLRRLLIGTDLMLVSSLYFQ
- the LOC130685485 gene encoding myosin-J heavy chain-like → MSSDNLAIDIYKPSAPVEETVEVKDRPTRRSVVDTKRTTQKVYPSLENEQKSEIAEVRIVPFQKRTRSAESSPRDSDEEKQLTKYHSTENLPSKKRNKLVEERDILKTALIEIHQTINQYKLELEAAKDKATTKQLKTRLKDKDLEYKLISEKLIAAETKIQDLENQGLALLQTATIQQQSIEYQATSLTQQLEQTQGEKTNLITTLVKKTQDVQILESTIRKVETEHTSVKTKLIKDKKKLQQELEKLKERESQLLGEGTTLLNKYSNIQIEFEKLQLSYKALETKSIDQEKEIHALQVEHKKLIVHITDKNQEISHLNDTIQTKQAELEFLRQEQIDQTSKIVNLQTENNQLKHNLNISQINETTLHDKQTKQTIEISTLQTANQSLEEKFKRLQQTIASAASTNELEIAQHTLAIQNRKIVSLENELTELGQALQLAKQAAERAAKLDTENNYLKGSIEQLNKNNLTLLEQLAQPAIETDTTNETPRMTANDDIRALAVAITRRDETQNIPIYSGNVNDQPIGVWLRDAEAIATIHEWPRESTKKILATRLKGTALQWHIDRLRVAPRESYSDWRNALKEHFKHPADKAKQKSKLLSVKQSPNQPVRHFIDKITQAYSAIYKEGDEEQAESAELTALKDDTLIKMLLDGLLPTIKTILFHNKYPSTPNWQNFKQAALESEEIAYNTQALELKPIFKFEVPKPTRDIEAELTQTKLELEELKNNLTKLNLSGTASKSGQDWSVNNIDTYKQGRDSSRYNNVKWEDRQRSRDNSYSRDRRDHSYNRNRSYDRNRSESRERSYGKERYQDKRYQNRERLDSRTRRYDERPRSKSPHPSAELARKQRLSGNNRENTITCHRCLNTGHIAKDCRTKNPRRFQSKTE